The Bos indicus x Bos taurus breed Angus x Brahman F1 hybrid chromosome 13, Bos_hybrid_MaternalHap_v2.0, whole genome shotgun sequence genome includes a region encoding these proteins:
- the LOC113903467 gene encoding uncharacterized protein LOC113903467, with protein MFLSAQPSWSSEARGEQPAGTTGRDAGARDSRQDLVRMACVCFLTLEALTSPIFLGGRRIQSGEDSMAGGWITGRTCPSHVAAGSGRGYRPGLCTPSPCGLAPLPRAEMGPKRPATDRPDLLKFHHNGHTHYTAGQTEEQKAQDKTYLRTRQRKFWGENSLSTSLSPLWASLLLGVENQSPSESSLHEFYHPHGFPNPEFVAFWGLSGLLTL; from the exons ATGTTTCTCTCTGCACAGCCTTCCTGGTCATCTGAAGCCAGAGGGGAGCAGCCAGCAGGCACAACAGGAAGAG ATGCTGGGGCTCGGGATTCCAGACAGGACCTGGTGAGGATGGCTTGTGTCTGCTTCCTGACATTGGAGGCCTTAACTTCTCCCATTTTTCTGGGAGGAAGGAGAATCCAGTCTGGGGAAGACTCCATGGCTGGAGGCTGGATCACCGGGAGGACCTGCCCTTCCCACGTGGCGGCTGGATCTGGGCGGGGCTACCGACCAGGACTATGCACACCCTCTCCGTGTGGCCTGGCG CCCCTGCCCAGAGCTGAGATGGGGCCGAAGAGACCAGCCACTGACAGACCTGACCTCCTGAAGTTTCATCACAATGGCCATACCCATTACACTGCTGGGCAAACTGAGGAGCAGAAGGCGCAAGATAAAACGTATCTTAGGACCAGACAAAGGAAGTTTTGGGGTGAAAATTCTCTTTctacctccctctcacctctgtGGGCATCACTTCTGCTAGGAGTGGAGAATCAGTCCCCTTCAGAATCTTCTCTTCACGAATTTTACCACCCCCATGGCTTTCCAAACCCTGAGTTTGTGGCCTTTTGGGGGCTGTCAGGTCTTTTAACTTTATGA